A single Phragmites australis chromosome 4, lpPhrAust1.1, whole genome shotgun sequence DNA region contains:
- the LOC133916587 gene encoding uncharacterized protein LOC133916587 has protein sequence MVASSAPRLILGSSSASRRQILSEMGYHFTLLSADIDEKAIRKETPEELVVALAHAKADAILEKMRSNGMMTEIVDSQETTLMITADQVVVHDGVIREKPSTPEEARKFIKGYSESHAATIGSVLVTNVKTGVRREGWDKAEVYFHKIPDEVIESLIDEGNVFYVAGGLLVEHPLTSPLVEAIVGTIDSVMGLPKALAAKLIKESLSEP, from the exons ATGGTCGCCTCTTCGGCTCCTAGG CTAATCCTGGGCTCGTCGTCGGCGTCGCGCCGCCAGATTCTGTCCGAGATGGGATACCACTTCACACTTCTT AGTGCGGACATCGATGAGAAGGCGATAAGGAAGGAGACGCCGGAGGAACTGGTGGTCGCCTTGGCTCATGCAAAA GCGGATGCTATACTGGAGAAGATGCGGAGCAATGGGATGATGACAGAGATTGTTGATTCTCAAGAGACTACTCTGATGATCACTGCTGACCAA GTTGTGGTTCATGATGGAGTTATTAGAGAAAAACCTAGCACTCCGGAGGAGGCACGGAAGTTCATCAAAG GTTATTCTGAAAGTCATGCTGCAACGATTGGATCTGTGCTTGTTACAAATGTGAAGACTGGAGTTAGAAGGGAAGGATGGGATAAAGCCGAA GTTTATTTCCACAAGATACCCGATGAAGTTATTGAGAGTTTG ATTGATGAGGGCAATGTCTTCTATGTCGCTGGTGGCCTCCTTGTAGAGCATCCCCTGACTTCACCTCTTGTGGAAGCCATT GTTGGTACAATTGATAGTGTAATGGGGCTGCCAAAAGCGCTCGCAGCGAAGCTCATCAAGGAGTCCCTTTCAGAGCCGTAG